Proteins from a single region of Rhipicephalus sanguineus isolate Rsan-2018 chromosome 5, BIME_Rsan_1.4, whole genome shotgun sequence:
- the LOC119394108 gene encoding E3 SUMO-protein ligase PIAS1 has protein sequence MTSRGSSKTSRKRSRSAYPHVYFKRQPFYDVMATLIPATRLRSDGHSRGHKCFRFHFLPHHVNEIFTSLSRNTVTAGTEFGVQVHLRLCLDDRNGEQEDSYPAGLTVKVNDQACELPASIPVQAPGGATVRGNQPVNIVSFCFLHPDMKNKLSLNWQRERDREYVVGVFLVRRKSAATMLRELQERDAPSAVTTRELIKKKVQERASGGDDIAVTSFHVSLTCPLSKKRMSVPCRAHVCKHVQCFDAPSYLQVNETRPTWMCPVCGRRATFFSLFVDKLFKQIVEKAPADCDSVVFRRDGSWTPSASPKVDVPAGKASTSSARSSKGPSSSSSNEYDGRPSKRPKTKFVDLTVDVIDLTGHGGDEAMGPGAGVGLRPEPASTRHDPFASIDPSAPLVVSGDVSPEPVCVEVVNTGGFDIRKIIF, from the coding sequence ATGACTTCGCGGGGCTCATCGAAGACGTCTCGTAAGCGGTCGCGTTCGGCGTATCCGCACGTATACTTCAAGAGGCAACCGTTCTACGATGTCATGGCCACACTGATCCCGGCGACGCGCCTTAGGAGCGACGGACACTCGCGGGGCCACAAGTGTTTTCGCTTCCATTTCTTGCCGCATCACGTGAACGAAATCTTCACGTCGCTGTCGCGTAACACAGTGACGGCCGGTACGGAGTTCGGGGTGCAGGTGCACCTCCGCTTATGCTTGGACGACAGGAACGGCGAACAGGAGGACAGCTACCCGGCCGGTTTGACCGTGAAGGTGAACGATCAGGCCTGCGAACTGCCGGCGTCGATTCCTGTGCAGGCGCCCGGCGGTGCGACCGTACGCGGAAACCAGCCCGTCAACATCGTGTCCTTCTGCTTTCTGCATCCCGACATGAAGAACAAGCTTTCGCTGAACTGGCAGCGCGAACGGGACCGTGAGTACGTCGTCGGGGTGTTCCTGGTGCGGAGGAAATCGGCGGCCACGATGCTTCGGGAACTGCAGGAGAGAGATGCTCCGAGCGCGGTCACGACCAGAGAGCTTATCAAGAAGAAAGTGCAGGAGCGAGCAAGCGGTGGCGACGACATCGCGGTGACCAGCTTTCACGTTTCTCTCACTTGCCCGCTGAGCAAGAAGCGGATGAGCGTTCCGTGCCGCGCGCATGTGTGCAAGCACGTTCAGTGCTTCGACGCTCCGAGCTACCTGCAGGTCAACGAGACGCGGCCCACGTGGATGTGTCCCGTGTGTGGTCGGCGGGCCACGTTCTTCTCGCTGTTCGTGGACAAGCTTTTTAAACAGATTGTCGAGAAAGCGCCTGCCGACTGCGACAGCGTCGTTTTCCGCAGGGACGGCTCCTGGACCCCGTCGGCGTCGCCCAAAGTTGACGTCCCAGCTGGCAAAGCCTCGACGTCATCTGCTAGGAGCTCGAAGGGGCCTTCGTCGTCCTCGTCCAACGAGTATGACGGGCGGCCCAGCAAGCGGCCTAAGACGAAGTTTGTTGACCTCACCGTGGATGTCATTGACCTTACCGGACACGGCGGGGACGAGGCGATGGGCCCCGGAGCTGGCGTTGGTCTTCGACCGGAGCCCGCAAGTACTAGGCATGACCCCTTTGCGAGTATTGACCCATCCGCTCCTCTAGTCGTCTCCGGTGACGTGTCACCGGAGCCGGTATGTGTCGAAGTCGTGAACACGGGTGGATTTGACATTCGTAAAATCATTTTCTGA
- the LOC119394109 gene encoding E3 SUMO-protein ligase PIAS1: MNHGTLTTKMSRARSPERQLPYFKKEFFFEVLAELVPLVPLVNRERKHLQQRNISFRLEPQHVDAIRSSSTDNAGSIREFNMRVHLRFCLLDRNSEQDDKYPHILTVKVNGESLALPASIPRKVPGGATEWVDLPINIVAFCSLDPYALNKVCVTWWPVRGLNYVVGLFLVKKLSAVTILSGLRKLRAAVTRATIKKKAKRRATISDDVAITRFRVSLTCPLSRTRMKVPYRAQSCNHLDCFDGSNYLQVNERRPTWTCPVCGMQAPLSSLVVDQLFADILANVPGDCVGVVLHEDGSWAPSSASQRDDAATTAATPSSSTARSSTPTLKSSSGEQVGRSCKQPRLEVIDLTNSSSGD; encoded by the coding sequence ATGAATCACGGGACACTAACAACCAAGATGTCCCGCGCTCGGTCCCCGGAACGCCAGCTTCCGTATTTCAAGAAGGAATTCTTCTTCGAGGTCCTGGCCGAACTCGTACCGCTGGTGCCCTTAGTGAATCGCGAGCGCAAACACTTGCAGCAAAGGAATATTTCTTTCCGGTTGGAGCCGCAGCACGTGGATGCTATTCGCTCGTCGTCGACGGATAACGCGGGATCGATCCGAGAGTTCAATATGCGAGTGCACCTTCGCTTCTGTTTGCTCGACAGGAACAGCGAACAGGACGACAAGTACCCTCATATCCTGACCGTTAAGGTCAACGGTGAATCCTTGGCGCTGCCAGCGTCGATTCCTCGCAAGGTCCCCGGCGGGGCGACCGAATGGGTGGACCTGCCCATTAACATCGTCGCCTTCTGTTCTCTGGACCCTTACGCGCTAAACAAGGTGTGCGTAACCTGGTGGCCCGTAAGAGGCCTCAACTACGTAGTCGGTCTGTTCTTGGTCAAGAAGCTCTCGGCAGTGACCATTCTGAGCGGGCTGCGAAAGTTGAGAGCGGCTGTGACGAGAGCCACGATCAAGAAGAAAGCGAAGCGCCGTGCAACCATAAGCGACGACGTGGCGATAACCAGGTTCCGCGTTTCGCTCACGTGCCCCCTAAGCCGGACACGGATGAAGGTGCCGTATCGCGCGCAGTCTTGCAATCACCTCGACTGCTTCGACGGGTCCAACTATCTGCAGGTCAACGAGCGGAGGCCCACGTGGACGTGTCCCGTGTGTGGCATGCAGGCCCCCTTGTCGTCCTTGGTCGTTGACCAGCTGTTCGCGGACATCTTGGCGAACGTGCCCGGCGACTGCGTCGGCGTCGTACTCCACGAGGACGGCTCCTGGGCTCCGTCGTCGGCGTCGCAGAGGGACGACGCCGCCACGACTGCCGCGACGCCGTCATCGTCTACCGCTCGCAGTTCGACGCCAACTTTGAAATCTTCGTCCGGCGAGCAGGTCGGGCGGTCCTGCAAGCAGCCCAGATTAGAAGTTATTGACTTGACCAATTCCAGCAGTGGTGACTAA